The following nucleotide sequence is from Verrucomicrobiota bacterium.
GTTGCATATACTCCTCGACCGTCTCGCCTTTAGGTTCCAACTTTCGCCGCAGTAGGTCTCCCCAGACTTGAAACGGAATCGGACCATAGGAAAACGAAGCCCCCGGTTCCGTTGTGGAGCTCGCCATCGCAATAGCCTCTTTGCCACTCGGCGTGTTGCCATTGTCTCCACCGTCGATCCCGCCGGATAAACTGATCAGTTGCCGGATGGTGATTCTTGATTTCTGCGGATCGTCTTTCCACTCGGTGATTGTTTTCGAAACAGCCTCATCCAGATCGAGCAGCCCGTCTTCCATCGCCATGACCGCAAGCACACCGGAAAAGCTTTTGGTGCCGCTGGCCAGCCGATGCGCTTTATCCGCCGTATGACCGTTGAAATACGCTTCAAAGACCCGGTCGCCCTTGTGGTACACCAGCAGGGCGTGCCCATTGCGGGACTCCAGGTAATCCGCGGCCGCCTGAATGTTAAAGTGGCTGGCCCGCGATTCTGAGTCCGCTGCTCCTCCGGCGGCCGCACTCAGGGCGCCTGTCATTAACGCCAGCAAAAATAGAATTCGTTTCATGTCGTGCACCATGAACACTTTTCAGCCCATTGGCCAGACCGGAGATTTTCATTAACTTCTTGGAAAATAAACGGTACGAGTAACTCTTTACCGGAGAAACAGCCGGGTTACTGCGCAATGAAACAGGGGAAGGAAAAGGGGTTCGGCATTGAAATTAATTTGATTCCAAAATCTGATCCCTTGCTCTGGATTCTTATTTCCTTTGCTATTGACCTCAATTACCCCAACGCCATTGATTTTGCCTTTTGTGGGTCCCTGTAGTTCAATTGGATAGAACCGTGGTTTCTGTCTACTCCTCAATTTAACACCTATAATTGCCTATAATAGAGGAACTTATACGATAACAAACATTGACAAACATCCTCGCATTTTGGCAAAATTCTTGGCATAAACCAGGTTTTTAAGTTATGGGACATCTTCGCCAAAGAGGAAACAAAGGAAATTGGAAAGCTATCTTCAAAGATGGCAATGGGAGGTTTGTTGAGCGGACTACCAAGACCAATAACCTAAAAGAAGCTCAGGAAATTTTAGCTGAATGGGAAAAGGCTGCGCGCAAGGCGATACGGGGAGAACTTACACAGGCCCAAGTCATGAAAGTGATGAGCGAGTTGGTTCTTGCCTCGTCTGGAGAAAAGATGGCGCGGGAATCGACGAAGGACTTTTTTACTCGTTGGTTGAGAGGCAAGGAAACTCGAAGAGGCCGTTCCACAATCAAACGCTACAAGCCAATTTTAGATGGATTTATAGACTCCCTATCGGAACGGCGAGCAAATGCCATTATCGGAAGTGTTTCAGCCATGGAAGTTGCCAAATACATTGAGGAGCAAATCAAGCAGGGGAAGAGCTACAATACCGCCGACCTTCATCTGAAAGTAATCTCAAGCGTATTTCGAGCAGCGGTAAAGGAGGGTCTAGCCATAGTGAATCCAGCCGATGCCGTTGAAAGATTTGACCGACCTGCCGAAGAGAGAATCCCGTTCACGGATGAGCAAGTTAGACAATTATTATCTGCCGCAAACGATGAGTGGTATGGCATGGTGATTCATGCCTATCATATAGGAATCCGCTTGCACGATTGTGCAAACTTGCTCCACCAAAATATCAATTTTGAAGCCCAAAGCCTAACCTTCATCGAAAGCAAGACAGCAAGCCGGAAGAAAACCCAAAGTCCAGAGACCACAGTATACTTGCACGGGGAAGTCCTCCAATGGCTCAAGAACCGACCGGCTGGCGTTGGCATGGCTCCACTCTTCCCTTCCCTCCACGGAAAGGCTTCAGGCAGCGCAGGAGGACTATCAAACGCCTTCAACAGACTTATGGATGATGCTGGAGTCGTTGTGCCGCTAGGTGACAAGAAGGAGGGGAAAGGCCGACAGTTCCGTAAGCTAGGGTTTCACTCACTAAGGCATACTTTTATCAGCCGGCTGGCCAATTCCGATGTCTCTATGGATGTTCGGAAAGCTATGGTAGGCCATTCGTCCGATGAAATTCACCGTCGATATACACATTTAGACCTTTCAACTCAAGCGGCTGCTGTAAACAGGTTGCCCGGGATTCTGGGAAATTAACAACCCCTATACTCATATTGATATGGATACCAAACGGTCAGCTCTTGGAAAGCTATCAGAGATTCAATGAAGAAAAAGAAACCAGACCTTCCACCTGAGGAATGGGCCTTTTTCGTGAAGAAAAAGGAATGGTTGGTGGAAAGCTGCAAACATTGTTGGATTCCAGAGGAAGAGCTCCTTGCTGCAACACAATTTGAATACACTCGTGTTGCTTATCAGAGAGGTCTTCACCCTTTTACATTTGTTGAGTTTAAAGAGTTTATCACAACCCCATATGTTAGTCTTTTGCCAAAGGATAAAAACCTAATTATTCAACGGGTCCAAGGAAAGTGGTCTTCTAGCTACCCGCAGGAACCGGTTAGAATCTTTGATCCTTATTACTATGATCCTGAGAATGACGAGGAGGTATTTGAGATTTTAATTGATTGGTCCAAGACGCCCGAACAGTTGAAGTTAGCATTTGAAAACCTAATTGAAAAAATAAAGCCGACAGATGTGAAACCGGAGGGAGGAAGTGGAAATCGGAGATCAGAGCGTGATCTTCTGAGCTTTTTGGCAGCCCTGAGATTGAAAGAACGATATGGCCCCAGCATTGCACTGTCCAAAATTCACAAAATTCTATCAGTGGAAATACCTGAACGGGTATTTTACGGAAGTTCCGCAACTCTAATTAATGCAGCAAATAAAGCGGAAGACTATTTCCAAAAGCGCTTTGCGAAGACACAGATCGTAGACAGACTGGAAAGCATGGATTCAACAAGAGAAAGCATTTTTGACAAAAATCCAGAAGATGCTCGTCGAGAATTGCGAAGGATCGGGTTGCTACCACCATAGGATAGTCGGGAGATTCACCGCATAAAAATTATTATCCGGTGAACATAATCGTGGATTTTCTGCGCTTTATATAGTCAGAAATGACGATAACTAACATTAGAAAACATACGCCGGAGATTAACCGGGTTCAAAAATCAGGGGAGCAAAACCCTTACACCGGTTTGGCTCAAATTGCCAAACAAGTACCGTCCTTTATACGGCTTCCGAAATCTGGACAACAATGCCCGCACTCAGGTTACACGAGAAGCGGACTAAATGAATTGATTCTTCCAACTGCAGAGAATCCCAATCCACCCGTCAGGTCCGTGTTGATACGTAAACGAGGAGCGATGCGGGGAGTACGATTGATTGTGTACGACAGTCTGATGAATTATCTCAACAGCTTCGATGCTCATGGGGAAAAAG
It contains:
- a CDS encoding tyrosine-type recombinase/integrase translates to MGHLRQRGNKGNWKAIFKDGNGRFVERTTKTNNLKEAQEILAEWEKAARKAIRGELTQAQVMKVMSELVLASSGEKMARESTKDFFTRWLRGKETRRGRSTIKRYKPILDGFIDSLSERRANAIIGSVSAMEVAKYIEEQIKQGKSYNTADLHLKVISSVFRAAVKEGLAIVNPADAVERFDRPAEERIPFTDEQVRQLLSAANDEWYGMVIHAYHIGIRLHDCANLLHQNINFEAQSLTFIESKTASRKKTQSPETTVYLHGEVLQWLKNRPAGVGMAPLFPSLHGKASGSAGGLSNAFNRLMDDAGVVVPLGDKKEGKGRQFRKLGFHSLRHTFISRLANSDVSMDVRKAMVGHSSDEIHRRYTHLDLSTQAAAVNRLPGILGN